A stretch of DNA from Bos taurus isolate L1 Dominette 01449 registration number 42190680 breed Hereford chromosome 25, ARS-UCD2.0, whole genome shotgun sequence:
AATGCACTTCTAACTTACAATATTTTCGATGGATTtatgggagcttccctggtggcttagacggtaaagcgtctgtctacaatgaggaagacccgggttcgatccctgggtcgggaagatcccctggaaaaggaaatggcaatccactccagtactattgcctggaaaatcccatggacagaggaacctggtaggctacagtccatgggatcgcaaagagttggacatgactgagcgacttcacttatcctgtaaatgggcttccctcatagctcagttggtaaagaatccgcctgcaatgcaggagacccaggtttgattgctgggttgggaagatccgctggagaagggataggctacccactccagtattcttggacttcccttgtggctcagctggtaaagaatcctcctgcaatgtgggagacctgggttcgatccctgggttgggaagatcccctggagaagggaaaggctacccactccagtattctggcctggagaattccatggactgcacagtccatggggtcgcaaagagtcagacacgactgactttcacttACCCTGTCCTAAGAAGAGgatggtgtgtgtatatacacactcacacatgtagTTTTTTGGGAGGGAGGTGctctaggtcttagttgcggcatgaaagatctttcattgcagcacacagactctctagttatggttcacaggcttagctgctctgcagccatgtggggtcttagttccctgaccaggaatggaaacCTGTGAGccctgaattgcaaggcagattcttaaccactggaccaccagggaacaccCCAACACATGTAGTTTTTAGAAACAAATTCATATCATAATTTACATGAACTTTGAATCATGCTACATGTGAGTTTTGTATTCTGCTTTAAAATACCTGGGGAGCCTTTTCCTGTTTTAAGAAATGTCCTTTGAATTCATGGATTTTCAATATTAGCCTAATATTCTGCCTTCATTGTATCTGGCTACACTTTAATCCTTCCCCTGTTGATATTTGGTTTATTTCCAGTTTCCACTGTTAGGATTCTGCTGAACATCTGGGGTGCATTAACCTTTGCCCATTAACCTTTGCCCTCATTTCCCTTAGGCTCTATTCTTAAGAGTGAAATGACCATGTCCACGAGTGTGAATATTGTTCAGGCTTTCAATCAAGATGCCGAGCTTTCGCAAAGATGGTGCTGATTCCTCTCCTCAGATAATCCTTCTGATTATTGTCCTGATCTCTGCTTGTTGCTGCAGCCCTGCCACCCAGACCCCCAGGGGTAGACTGAGCTCTGGGACCTCTCCTACCACTTGCTAACCACCACATCCCATTTACTTCCCCACGAGTAGGATTTCAGTTTCCCAAACCTGAGGTGATCTGTCAGCTGGAACAGTGGGAAGAGCCGTGGATCCTGGATCTGCCGAGAGCGGGGACTAGGAAGGCTTCCGGTAGTGCCTGCCCAGGTGGGTGAGGAGCAGACCTGGCCCCTGGGGGTCATGtagagttggtgacaccatccaggaGACCCCGCCTGCACCCGGATACCAAGCCGGGAGTTTGGCTTGTGTTCTCCTGCTTGTTCATCCCTACTGTCCCCTGATGGTGGTGGGTATGATCGTTGCCCCTGTTCCCCAGAGATAATCCCCAGCTGGATTTCAAGTCTGCAAAGCTCATCCTCTTTCTCCTGCAATAAAGCTCATTCTATTTCTACTAGAGGCAGGCTGGTGCTTTCTGACAGCTCTCAGGCCATTCTAGATACTCCTTTTTTCTACCCTCATCACTTACCCTTTTTCTGTACTTTCTCTTGTTCCCTTGctttcattctgttttccacaTCCCCTTGGTGTTTCTTGATGTTCCTGCCTTTTCCTACTTACTGTGTCCTGATGGCTGCTGCTTTCTACCCTTTACCACATCCCTCCGCTCCTTGGATTCTCAGCCTCAGCTCTGTTGACGTTTTGGGCTGTTTGATCCTGGGCCTCACAGGATGTCAAGCAGCATCATTGGCCTCCGCCTACTACATTCTGGCAGGACCATCCCTGGTTGAGAGTCACTGCTCTGTTTCATTGGCTTTTGTGCTGTTTCTCaggttccttttcttttctctctgacaCACTGCCTCCATTTTAAAGCAGTCATTTCTCCCAGAATTGTGAAAAACATGCTTCTCTAGAAAGTACAAGATGCTCCCTCTCTCCTAGAGCTATGTGACTCTGCTGGGTACCAACAGGAAGCTGTTTTCCCCACTAGTGGAGAAGGgtgtgttcagttctcacatTCTCTGACACACTTGTGCATATGTTAGTTGGTTAGTTCGTGATGTCAAGAGCTCTTTCTGATATGAAAGCTGAGGGTCCTACAAAAATCAGAATACTGGCTCTTTAATATGGCGATGGAACCAGGTGAGCACTTCTTAGCCTCGTTTGAGTCTCTCATATCACAAACAgttgcttctttccttttcttctgtagCAGTCAGGTAATTTGCATATTCTTTTTATTTGGCTAGATTCGGAAGCCAGATTCCAGACGAAAGAGCTCACCCCAATGGAGAACACTTCTGAAGATTTAATGTTATGGAAGATGTCAGCACTAAAGCAGAAAACAGCCAAGGAGCCTTCAGAAGAGTTATGTGAATATAATGAACTTGTGGACATTTACGGATTTTCACTCCCTGCTACTGGTGATGAGTGCTGTAAGGACTTCCTTCAAAGCCTTAACCTTATTCACAGTCGGAGAGCTCAGACATGGACACAGCAGGGCAAATACGATGAGTACGGAAAACCCTGCCATCAGAGATCACAGCTTTTGAGGCATAAGAGAACTCTGACAAACGCAAAATCTTATGAATGCCACGAATGTGGAAGAGCCTTCCAGCGGCAGGCAAATTTTGTTCGACATCAAAGACTTCACAGTTCAGAGAATCCTTTTGAGTGTGACATATGTGGGCAGGCCTTCAAACAGAAGTCCACTCTGATCATCCACAAACAGTGTCACTCACAAAAAAAGCCATATAAATGTCACGACTGTGGAAAGTGTTTCCGTCAGATGGCATATCTCGTTGAACATAAGAGGATCCATACCAAAGAAAAACCCTATAAGTGCAGCAAATGTGAAAGAACGTTTAGTCAGAATTCAACGCTTATTCGACATCAGTTAATCCACAGTGGAGAGAAACCCCACAAGTGCACTAAATGTGGAAAAGCCTTTGGCCGGCACTCAACCCTTATGAGCCATCAACAGATTCACAGTAAACAGAATGCCCACAAATGCAGTGAATGTGGAGAATCCTTTGGTCGCAATGTCGATCTCATTCAGCATCAAAGGATCCACACAAAGGAGGAATTCTTTGAGTGTAGAGAATGTGGGAAAACCTTTAGCTTTAAGGCAAATCTTCATCGACATGAGGttattcatactggagagagaccCTACAGATGTGACAAATGTGGAAAGTCTTTCAGTTGGCGCACAAGCTTTATTAAGCATCAGGGTACCCACAGAGAGCAGGTATCTGCATGATATTAACTGGAAAAGCTATCATTTAAAGTCCAGAACTTAACCGCTATGGCAAGTATGTATAACCTGATTGTTTcatgaaaattaataaacaagAACTGGTTTTTCTGGGGGGACCCTCTCCTTGTAGCCAACCTTCTGGCTGCAGTAATTAatagaggacttccttggtggtccaggggttaatactccgtgctttcactgcaggaggtacggatttgatccctggtgcccctggtcaggaaagttcCACATACCACACggtgcttcctaggtggctcagcagtaaagaatccacctgccaatgcaggaaatgcaggtttgatccctgggtgggaaagatcccctggagaagg
This window harbors:
- the ZNF789 gene encoding zinc finger protein 789 isoform X1, with amino-acid sequence MARIQPHFGDQAMEAMFLPVPWKGLLSFEDVALYFTREEWDMLDWAQKALYRDVMLDNYRDVVSLGFQFPKPEVICQLEQWEEPWILDLPRAGTRKASGSACPDSEARFQTKELTPMENTSEDLMLWKMSALKQKTAKEPSEELCEYNELVDIYGFSLPATGDECCKDFLQSLNLIHSRRAQTWTQQGKYDEYGKPCHQRSQLLRHKRTLTNAKSYECHECGRAFQRQANFVRHQRLHSSENPFECDICGQAFKQKSTLIIHKQCHSQKKPYKCHDCGKCFRQMAYLVEHKRIHTKEKPYKCSKCERTFSQNSTLIRHQLIHSGEKPHKCTKCGKAFGRHSTLMSHQQIHSKQNAHKCSECGESFGRNVDLIQHQRIHTKEEFFECRECGKTFSFKANLHRHEVIHTGERPYRCDKCGKSFSWRTSFIKHQGTHREQVSA
- the ZNF789 gene encoding zinc finger protein 789 (The RefSeq protein has 2 substitutions compared to this genomic sequence); this encodes MARIQPHFGDQAMEAMFLPVPWKGLLSFEDVALYFTREEWDMLDWPQKALYRDVMLDNYRDVVSLGFQFPKPEVICQLEQWEEPWILDLPRAGTRKASGSACPDSEARFQTKELTPMENTSEDLMLWKMSALKQKTAKEPSEELCEYNELVDIYGFSLPATGDECCKDFLQSLNLIHSRRAQTWTQQGKYDEYGKPCHQRSQLLRHKRTLTNAKSYECHKCGRAFQRQANFVRHQRLHSSENPFECDICGQAFKQKSTLIIHKQCHSQKKPYKCHDCGKCFRQMAYLVEHKRIHTKEKPYKCSKCERTFSQNSTLIRHQLIHSGEKPHKCTKCGKAFGRHSTLMSHQQIHSKQNAHKCSECGESFGRNVDLIQHQRIHTKEEFFECRECGKTFSFKANLHRHEVIHTGERPYRCDKCGKSFSWRTSFIKHQGTHREQVSA
- the ZNF789 gene encoding zinc finger protein 789 (The RefSeq protein has 2 substitutions compared to this genomic sequence), producing the protein MARIQPHFGDQAMEAMFLPVPWKGLLSFEDVALYFTREEWDMLDWAQKALYRDVMLDNYRDVVSLGFQFPKPEVICQLEQWEEPWILDLPRAGTRKASGSACPDSEARFQTKELTPMENTSEDLMLWKMSALKQKTAKEPSEELCEYNELVDIYGFSLPATGDECCKDFLQSLNLIHSRRAQTWTQQGKYDEYRKPCHQRSQLLRHKRTLTNAKSYECHKCGRAFQRQANFVRHQRLHSSENPFECDICGQAFKQKSTLIIHKQCHSQKKPYKCHDCGKCFRQMAYLVEHKRIHTKEKPYKCSKCERTFSQNSTLIRHQLIHSGEKPHKCTKCGKAFGRHSTLMSHQQIHSKQNAHKCSECGESFGRNVDLIQHQRIHTKEEFFECRECGKTFSFKANLHRHEVIHTGERPYRCDKCGKSFSWRTSFIKHQGTHREQVSA
- the ZNF789 gene encoding zinc finger protein 789 isoform X2, which codes for MARIQPHFGDQAMEAMFLPVPWKGLLSFEDVALYFTREEWDMLDWAQKALYRDVMLDNYRDVVSLDSEARFQTKELTPMENTSEDLMLWKMSALKQKTAKEPSEELCEYNELVDIYGFSLPATGDECCKDFLQSLNLIHSRRAQTWTQQGKYDEYGKPCHQRSQLLRHKRTLTNAKSYECHECGRAFQRQANFVRHQRLHSSENPFECDICGQAFKQKSTLIIHKQCHSQKKPYKCHDCGKCFRQMAYLVEHKRIHTKEKPYKCSKCERTFSQNSTLIRHQLIHSGEKPHKCTKCGKAFGRHSTLMSHQQIHSKQNAHKCSECGESFGRNVDLIQHQRIHTKEEFFECRECGKTFSFKANLHRHEVIHTGERPYRCDKCGKSFSWRTSFIKHQGTHREQVSA